One stretch of Ooceraea biroi isolate clonal line C1 chromosome 4, Obir_v5.4, whole genome shotgun sequence DNA includes these proteins:
- the LOC105286175 gene encoding band 7 protein AGAP004871 isoform X1 has product MEGDRTQQRLTEGKPSTTLHGIMNTNHHTANVRAKVDLVTRLIEFLAIIGSLFLVTITLPFSLCCLFKVVHEYERAVVFRMGRLKGAARGPGTFLVIPCIDYCVRVDLRTVSFDVPPQEVLTKDSVTVSVDAVIYYRIKEPLNAVIKIANYSHSTRLLAASTLRTVLGTRSLAEILSERETISHTMQTALDEATDPWGVKVERVEIKDVRLPVQLQRAMATEAEAAREARAKVIAAEGEMRASHSLKEASDVISTSPAALQLRYLQTLNNICSEKNSTVIFPLPVEFLTPLFTSSLHGHQETT; this is encoded by the exons ATGGAGGGTGATCGAACCCAGCAGAGACTAACGGAAGGAAAGCCCTCTACTACGCTACATG GAATTATGAATACTAATCATCATACAGCGAATGTGAGAGCAAAGGTGGATTTAGTGACGAGATTAATCGAATTCCTAGCAATAATAGGATCTCTCTTTTTGGTGACAATTACGCTGCCATTCTCCCTCTGTTGCTTATTCAAAGTGGTTCACGAGTATGAGAGGGCCGTAGTTTTCAGAATGGGTCGTTTAAAAGGTGCAGCTCGCGGTCCAG GAACCTTTCTCGTCATACCGTGTATCGATTACTGTGTACGCGTAGATCTGAGGACAGTGTCCTTTGATGTGCCACCGCAGGAAGTGCTTACCAAAGACTCGGTCACTGTGAGCGTTGATGCGGTTATCTATTACCGTATAAAGGAGCCTCTGAATGCCGTTATAAAAATTGCGAACTATAG CCACTCGACGCGGTTACTGGCCGCGAGTACGTTGCGTACGGTCCTTGGCACAAGAAGTCTCGCAGAGATCTTGTCGGAACGAGAGACCATTTCCCACACCATGCAAACTGCTCTGGATGAGGCAACGGACCCTTGGGGAGTTAAAGTCGAGCGAGTCGAGAT AAAGGACGTCCGACTTCCGGTACAGCTCCAACGAGCCATGGCTACCGAGGCAGAAGCTGCGAGGGAGGCAAGGGCTAAAGTGATTGCGGCAGAGGGAGAAATGCGAGCTTCCCATTCCCTGAAAGAGGCTAGCGATGTCATTTCCACTAGTCCCGCCGCTCTGCAG CTGCGATACCTGCAAACCCTCAACAATATATGCAGCGAGAAGAACTCAACAGTTATATTCCCATTGCCGGTTGAATTCCTGACGCCTTTATTTACCTCCAGTTTGCATGGTCATCAAGAAACTACGTAA
- the LOC105286175 gene encoding band 7 protein AGAP004871 isoform X2, whose amino-acid sequence MNTNHHTANVRAKVDLVTRLIEFLAIIGSLFLVTITLPFSLCCLFKVVHEYERAVVFRMGRLKGAARGPGTFLVIPCIDYCVRVDLRTVSFDVPPQEVLTKDSVTVSVDAVIYYRIKEPLNAVIKIANYSHSTRLLAASTLRTVLGTRSLAEILSERETISHTMQTALDEATDPWGVKVERVEIKDVRLPVQLQRAMATEAEAAREARAKVIAAEGEMRASHSLKEASDVISTSPAALQLRYLQTLNNICSEKNSTVIFPLPVEFLTPLFTSSLHGHQETT is encoded by the exons ATGAATACTAATCATCATACAGCGAATGTGAGAGCAAAGGTGGATTTAGTGACGAGATTAATCGAATTCCTAGCAATAATAGGATCTCTCTTTTTGGTGACAATTACGCTGCCATTCTCCCTCTGTTGCTTATTCAAAGTGGTTCACGAGTATGAGAGGGCCGTAGTTTTCAGAATGGGTCGTTTAAAAGGTGCAGCTCGCGGTCCAG GAACCTTTCTCGTCATACCGTGTATCGATTACTGTGTACGCGTAGATCTGAGGACAGTGTCCTTTGATGTGCCACCGCAGGAAGTGCTTACCAAAGACTCGGTCACTGTGAGCGTTGATGCGGTTATCTATTACCGTATAAAGGAGCCTCTGAATGCCGTTATAAAAATTGCGAACTATAG CCACTCGACGCGGTTACTGGCCGCGAGTACGTTGCGTACGGTCCTTGGCACAAGAAGTCTCGCAGAGATCTTGTCGGAACGAGAGACCATTTCCCACACCATGCAAACTGCTCTGGATGAGGCAACGGACCCTTGGGGAGTTAAAGTCGAGCGAGTCGAGAT AAAGGACGTCCGACTTCCGGTACAGCTCCAACGAGCCATGGCTACCGAGGCAGAAGCTGCGAGGGAGGCAAGGGCTAAAGTGATTGCGGCAGAGGGAGAAATGCGAGCTTCCCATTCCCTGAAAGAGGCTAGCGATGTCATTTCCACTAGTCCCGCCGCTCTGCAG CTGCGATACCTGCAAACCCTCAACAATATATGCAGCGAGAAGAACTCAACAGTTATATTCCCATTGCCGGTTGAATTCCTGACGCCTTTATTTACCTCCAGTTTGCATGGTCATCAAGAAACTACGTAA